From the genome of Pseudomonas sp. FP453:
TCCTGCCCAACCGTGCCGACCTGGCCGGCCGGGCCTTCACCCTGCACTTCGCCAACGGCTGGCAGATCGAGCACCGTTTCGAATCGGCCAGCCTGGCCTGGCACGCCGCCGATGGTCACTCAAGCGGCAGCGCACCGTACCGCGCCACCTCCATCCGCCCGGGGTTGTACCTGGTGGATTTCATCAAGCACGAAGCCGGGCACAGTTGGTCCATCAGCCTGGTGCTGGACACCCAGGGCGCCTCGTTCACGGCGGTGATCGGCAGCCTGCCGTCCCCGCAGGAGACCCACGAAGGCCTCTACCACCGCGCCCTCGCCGGCAAGCCATTGACCTCGGTGCAGGTGGATTTCCTGCACGGCAGCCTCGACCGCCCCTGGCAGGACGGCCACTGTCTGCACACACCCACCGATGAACTGGTGGGCCTGCGCAACCAATATCGCTACAGCCCCAGCGAAGTCTACGAACACATCTACCTCAACGAACGCTTTTACGCCTGGCAATGCTTGCAAGGTGTGGAGCAAGGTTTGTGCGACACCGATCGCTGCCATTACTACAAGATCGCCGAACAGCTGTACCTGTTTGTGTGGCAGGAAAAGATCGTACCCACCCTCGGCCTGGTATTGATCGACCTGCAACAGCAGCGCAGTGACGGCAAGATCTTCGGGTACGCCGGTGCCTCCTTCGATGCGTTGTCGAACTTCCCGGTCAGCGCCTATTGCCGGGTGCTCAACCGCACGGAATATCCGCATGACTGAGGCCCGCACAGTGGTGATCACCGGCGCCGGCACGGGCATCGGCGCCGCGTGTGCCCGGCTGTATGCCCAGGAAGGTGCGCAACTGGTGCTGATCGGCCGACGCCGCGCCCCCTTGGAACAGGTGGCGCGTGAAACCGGCGGCCTGATCCTGGTGGGCGATGCCGCCTGCCCGGCGACCTGGGACGATTTCATCCGCCAGATCCATGCCCATTGCGCGCGCCTCGATGTGCTGCTGGCCTGCGCAGGCGGCCATGGCCTGGGCAGCGCCACCCAGACCAGCCCCGCCACCTGGGAAGGCGCCCTGCGCAGCAACCTCGACAGCGCGTTCTACAGCGCCCGCGCCTGCCTGCCGTTATTGCAGGCAAATGCGGGAAAACATCGTGCTGATCGGCTCTATCGCCTCGCTGGCAGCGGGGCCCGAGGTGTGCGGCTACACCACGGCCAAGCACGCGCTGCTCGGTTTGAACCGCTCCCTGGCGCGGGACTATGGCCCCCTCGGGGTACGGGTGAACGCCGTGTGCCCGGGCTGGGTGCACACCCCCATGGCCGATGCAGAGATGCAGCCGCTCATGGACGCCTACGGCGACACACTGCAGCAAGCCTATGCACGGGTCTGCGCCGACGTGCCATTGCGCCGCGCCGCCCAGGCCGAAGAAATCGCCAAGGTGTGCCGCTTCCTGGCCTCCCGCGACGCGTCGATCATCACCGGAGCCACGTTGGTGGCGGACGGTGGTTCGAGCATCGTCGATGTGCCGACACTGGCCTTTACACGCCTGGAGCCCGCCCATGCCCAATGACCTGGATTTCAGCGGGCAGGTGGTGCTGGTCACCGGCGGCGCCCAGGGCATTGGCCTGGGGATTGTCGAAGCGTTTGCCCGGCGTGGCGCCCGGGTAGTGATTGCCG
Proteins encoded in this window:
- a CDS encoding molybdenum cofactor biosynthesis F family protein is translated as MTSSSNWITVGALADGFAPAAFILPNRADLAGRAFTLHFANGWQIEHRFESASLAWHAADGHSSGSAPYRATSIRPGLYLVDFIKHEAGHSWSISLVLDTQGASFTAVIGSLPSPQETHEGLYHRALAGKPLTSVQVDFLHGSLDRPWQDGHCLHTPTDELVGLRNQYRYSPSEVYEHIYLNERFYAWQCLQGVEQGLCDTDRCHYYKIAEQLYLFVWQEKIVPTLGLVLIDLQQQRSDGKIFGYAGASFDALSNFPVSAYCRVLNRTEYPHD